The following proteins are encoded in a genomic region of Ctenopharyngodon idella isolate HZGC_01 chromosome 12, HZGC01, whole genome shotgun sequence:
- the lzts2b gene encoding leucine zipper putative tumor suppressor 2 homolog, protein MALVQSLPVSIDHPGPGLDPRLHPTSPPLMGAMGAVSSMKPTHITYPDRANIEVSTNFRKGTLGPGRLLSDASQDFQAGSRTPSSKRRGIVGRAKGFGTRSYSHEDLIRDWNDNHLDVGMAGVDGPPKLVPVSGQLERNIQQAIIRPTAFKPVIPKSRNAVQFLSPRLGAGLSGSQGNLSLFSPEDEDITPVTMERRSSYSGARNGLFSQSFTMTDTARNSLTNLPAYNGPVYNQSEVTKHHGHSNSDSGRSSSSKSTGSLGGRCQLLSDMGSGRPSPPPIEAYEAIVRDLEEKLRERDQELQQLRENLDENEAAICQVYEERQKRTELEMEEFRQTCAAKMQKASQKAQREQQLLQLQVFQLQQEKKKLQEDMTQLLQERQRLEERCASFEREHTQLGPRLEETKWEVCQKSGEISLLKQQLKDLQADLAQRVGELVTLRGQLREVRAELQTCQSQLQEAHTASRTRTLELEVCENELQRRKSESELLREKMNRLEEESSRLREALSASSAEDQRLANESEELKGSKQQMDRLKAELAYERQHSSDRAAAFESERKSWEEEKEKVIRYQKQLQQNYVQMYKRNRDLERSLRELSLELESRDQDDESSGNEVTFDDIAATEI, encoded by the exons ATGGCGCTGGTCCAGTCTCTCCCCGTGTCCATTGACCATccaggaccaggcctggacccTCGCCTCCATCCGACCTCACCTCCTCTAATGGGAGCGATGGGTGCCGTCAGCAGCATGAAGCCGACCCACATAACTTATCCCGACCGAGCCAACATAGAGGTCAGTACCAACTTCCGCAAGGGCACGCTGGGCCCCGGACGACTGCTGTCTGACGCCTCGCAGGACTTTCAGGCCGGAAGTCGAACTCCGTCAAGCAAGAGAAGGGGCATCGTTGGCAGAGCGAAAGGCTTCGGGACTCGTTCTTATTCCCATGAGGACTTGATAAGGGACTGGAATGATAATCATTTGGATGTGGGAATGGCTGGTGTGGATGGGCCTCCGAAACTGGTTCCTGTGTCTGGACAGTTAGAAAGG AACATTCAGCAGGCCATAATCAGACCCACTGCCTTCAAACCTGTCATTCCCAAGAGCCGTAACGCCGTGCAGTTCTTGTCTCCACGGCTCGGCGCCGGTCTCTCAGGAAGCCAAGGAAACCTCAGCTTGTTTTCTCCAGAAGATGAAGACATCACGCCCGTAACGATGGAGCGACGCAGTTCTTACAGCGGCGCTCGCAACGGTTTGTTCAGCCAGTCTTTTACCATGACGGACACGGCACGCAACTCCTTAACAAACCTCCCGGCGTACAATGGCCCCGTGTATAACCAAAGCGAGGTGACCAAACATCACGGACACTCGAACTCAGACAGCGGACGCTCCTCGTCCAGTAAGAGCACGGGTTCTCTGGGCGGCCGCTGTCAGCTGCTGTCGGACATGGGCTCCGGCAGACCGTCACCTCCGCCCATCGAGGCCTACGAGGCCATCGTGAGAGACCTGGAGGAGAAACTGAGGGAGAGAGACCAGGAGCTTCAGCAGCTCAGGGAAAACCTGGATGAGAATGAAGCGGCGATCTGTCAG GTGTACGAGGAGAGACAGAAGCGCACGGAACTGGAGATGGAGGAGTTCAGACAGACCTGTGCGGCTAAAATGCAGAAGGCGTCTCAAAAAGCGCAGCGAGAGCAGCAGCTGCTGCAGCTCCAGGTGTTTCAGCTGCAGcaggagaagaagaagctgCAGGAGGACATGACGCAGCTCCTGCAGGAGCGACAGAGGCTCGAGGAGCGCTGCGCCTCCTTTGAGCGAGAGCACACCCAGCTGGGCCCCAGACTGGAGGAGACCAAATGGGAG GTGTGCCAGAAGTCTGGGGAGATTTCCTTGCTGAAGCAGCAGCTGAAGGACCTGCAGGCCGATCTGGCGCAGCGTGTTGGTGAGCTAGTGACGCTGCGCGGGCAGCTGAGGGAGGTTCGTGCGGAGCTGCAGACGTGCCAGAGTCAGCTACAGGAGGCGCACACGGCCTCACGCACACGAACCCTGGAGCTCGAGGTCTGCGAGAACGAACTGCAGCGGCGCAAGAGCGAAAGCGAGCTGCTCAGAGAGAAAATGAATCGTCTGGAAGAGGAGTCGTCTCGCCTGCGGGAGGCTCTGAGCGCCTCCTCTGCCGAGGACCAGCGGCTGGCCAACGAAAGCGAGGAGCTGAAAGGGTCCAAGCAGCAGATGGACAGGCTGAAGGCGGAGCTCGCTTACGAACGCCAGCATTCGTCCGATCGGGCCGCTGCGTTcgagagcgagagaaagagctgggaagaggagaaagagaaagtgaTTCGATACCAGAAACAGTTACAGCAGAACTACGTGCAGATGTACAAAAGAAACCGCGATCTGGAGCGATCGCTCCGTGAACTCAGCCTCGAGCTGGAGTCCAGAGACCAGGACGACGAGAGCAGCGGAAATGAAGTCACCTTCGACGACATCGCTGCAACCGAGATCTGA